The following DNA comes from Triticum aestivum cultivar Chinese Spring chromosome 3D, IWGSC CS RefSeq v2.1, whole genome shotgun sequence.
atgcttgtcacgttCGGCTAGATAGCCATCGTCGCGTGtcagggcacgcccccgtgatccgtagatcgatctggtttgtcctgctctactgtccaggtcctgccgcaggtcatatgtatatcccctagctgttttatctctgcctttacagcgaggtagtatgggctggtgttcggcttgagttgccgctttgtcccggccacatggtggtcgatcagccgtattacgcgctgatggtacgggctcaagtgactcgtcatcgaattgaggtagcaatttgcgcttcgggtaacttttagttgggcgctcgaggccgtattcctcggctgccagaacattagtccatctatcgttgagcagatcttgatcagcttgaagctgctgctgcttctttttcaggctccttgcagtggctattagccggcgcttaaagcgctcctgctcgagaggttcctcaggcacgataaaatcctcgttgccgaggctcacctcatcctcggagagcagaagataattactgtcctccgagtcttcatttacggcctgttcatcggggcttactcgcccatcttcccgttcgtcctgttcggaagttggctcaacggggtcttcattgtcttcggcatcgtccagagtattgttttctcctgtgccggtattgctatcttttccacggcatgatttagagcggcgccgctgacgtcggcgctttggctgtatctcaggaggtttatcctcgactggatcttccttgtcgtcaccgctattctctttgggtgtatccaccatgtacacgtcatacgaagaggtggtcgtCGAACGTCCaataaacggcgggttttgggcctactcttctccgtcatcgtcgtccataccgtcgatgtcttcggaaccgtaatctagcatgtcggttaagtcctcgacagctgctataaagtgggtggtgggtgggacgtgaaattccccgctctcagtccctagtccgggctgggcatagttcggacgttgctcctccgtaatgacaagggatcgcattaagtccagagcctcgtttaaaggcgaggtttggccggAGAGAAGAGAGCCCGTGGAGTACGGCGATAGGGAGactccttggccgaactcacacgatgctgactccgaggattCGGAGCCAATGTCCGGAGAAGGGTtcggcttcatgatggttgccagcgacactacttcccCCGGCTCTCCCACAATGGGCctagtggccgcagatagtccggcgagctcagggagcccgtcttcggacctggcgatacgctccggatctaaggccagagcggaggttgggggcgcgaatccttggaagatcaagtctcctcggatatcagcgacatagtccagatttccaaaactaatctggtgacctggggcgtagctgtcgatctgctctagatggccaagcgagttcctgcttgattgatcttgatgaatatgagtattacaagagttgatctaccaggagatcgtaatggctaaaccctagaagtctagcctgtatgattatgattgcctctacggactaaaccctccggtttatatagacaccggaggggactagggttgtacaaattcgcttacagaaaaaggaatcttcatatccgaacgcctagcttgccatccacgccaaggagagtcccatccggacacgggagagagtcttctgtcttgtatattcacaacccatcagttcggcccatgtccaacaggtcggatgctcgaggaccccttaatccaggactccctcagtgatgctTGACCAAACCTatttcttcgagtgaagactttggaaACCTCTTGCAATGCAGTCCATTTTCTTCATTGTCAAAGGCGATGTTCTATAAAATGTTGTAGTCAATGTTCTCACTGAAGCATTAGGAACTATCAATGTGGTTCTCCTAATGTGAGGAATTTGAGAGTTCAAATATTCCAACCACTGCTGAGCTGGCAATAGCTGTCTGGTAGGTCCCACATAACCAAGGGTCATATCAGGACTTTGGGTTGCGACCccagctataaatagccacccttgACCATCATTTGTTGGTTGGCTTCTCCTAGTTATTGCATGTCAAGCGCTATTCGGACCAACCCATcctccaaagcatttgagagaTTCCTAGTGAGGAAAAAGAAACCAAATacccagagccaaagtgattgagcatcaccgaagGGTCTATTCTCACTGAACCAAAGACTTGTACTCCTGAAGATGATCTTCCATACAGTTAGGAGTCAAGTTCAGAGCTTCCAAGAGTCATATTGTGGAACGTCGAAGAACAAGTATGTGAAGGTTTccgaagtctaccttgaagacttcccataagtgattgggcgaggtctaagtgaccttagctcaaggagaagaAGGTGAAGACTTGGTCTTCTGAGTGAAATCTTAGCCAATCCAACCAAACATAAAATTTTCACAACAACTTGAACTGTTCAAACAAATCCTAGGAGATGATTCTATGGGGATCGGGTGTGTCCTTGACTTTTGTCTTCTTTTAGCTACTGGTTCCatttcttcacttatttactttcaaTACTTGTTTTGTGAAGACTTTGTCTCCTCCTCCCTCTGAAGACTTTGTCTGGAGACTAACTCTTTCTATTGTGCATGTTTTGTTTTGTCTTTAGCTCAGTGGTACTTAAGTGTGTTTGCTTCTATGTTCGTTTAGCTTACTTGTATTGCTACTTAGTTTGCATGCTTTCCACTGTTCTGATGACTCTGTCTTTAAGTTGAATGCATGCTGAGCGTAATTTTTCCTCCACAGGTATTTCTTCATACTACTAAGTTTTTGTGTCTTCGAAGAAATTGTTTCCCTCGAAGAatttattaataatctcccattcaTCTGCTCTAGTCGATAATTCACGCTTTCAGTTCCTACATGAACCAAAATGCCTAACAAAGCATGATGCGTCAATAAGGATATATCTCAACCTTTTATCTACACCACATAGCAAATTTTCAAACATCTGAGCAACATTCATGGTGGATGTACTTTGGAAATAATTTGGGGAAAATGGTCATATAGAGCGAGAGTACTAGAAGTTAAAAAAATGTTTTCAATAACCTCATCATTATGACAAAATCAAAATTTACTTCCTATCATTCTCATAGAGAGATTACGTTTGGTAAATTTATGACTCCCCTCCATGATGTAATAAAATCTCAACTTTGCAAAACTCCCTATTATCAACCAGTGTACCATCGATAACGTCATTGAACTTTATGGCCACACTCAGACTGGAGACAAAGTTCTCGACCCAAGCACACACCTTATCGAGAAACTTTCCATCCATATAATTGTATCGGAAAggccatttgaccttgtcataggctttCTTGAAGTAGATTTTAAATATTCGACTCCATTCATCTTTTTTCTGGCGAAGCTCATGTGTTGTTTCATGGAGATCAACTACTCCTAGGATATTTCACTCACGTGTGACCCGTTTGTGTAGGCCAAACCACATGATCTATCACACTATTAATGCAATTATTCGCTACTTTTACGGGGAAGAATAAAGCTTATACATTTATAAAGCGGATATGATGGTTGAATGCTAGCTTCTTGCACCTTCCACGAAAATAGTAATCTCTTCGAACTGGAGTCAAAACAGTGGAAGTATGCTGACATAAAAATCACGGAACATAACCATAAGGTCATCCTTGATGTCCCAAAGCACCCGGTAAAACTCGGCATGCGAACATTCAACCCGAAGCTTTGTTATGTTCTGTTTGGAACATCACCTCCCAGACCGCCTTCTCTGTAAATAGGGCCAATAAGAAATCATTATCAGTCTCTGAAACTTGAGGGATATTGTCCCTAAACAAATCTGCCAAGGAAACCTAGTTTTCAGCATGCCGGAGAGGCCTTGTAATACTTTGTGTTGTAATCATTTAGGGGAGCAGCAACCTTAATAACCACTTCACCTTGATGGAGGCCAAAGATACACTTTTTATGATACTTCTCATTACCTGTCATGTGAAAAAACTTGATGTTGTTATCATCTTTCACGAGGTGCTGAACTTTGGAACGTTGGTAACCATATTAGCTCCTCATATGCTTAAGTTTGGCACTGCCTTATTGATTATTTTTAAACCTCCCAAGTGGCAAGGCCACAAACTTCATCCTATTTTGTCAAGCTAGTCAATAGTAACCGAGagatgcaatcttcttttgttAATGTTGTTGATGTAGGCAGCTCAACTATATAGGTCCTGATGCGGCGTGGTCTAAGTTAATTATCGTTCCACCTTTAGTGAGATTTCTCCCTTTACTTCATTTTCCCCATACCTTGGCAACTTGATCAACAAAATCATCACGATCCAGCAGACTCGATATGAACTTTAAAAGGTGGCTACTAGCTTGAAATGTTATTGTTTTGGTATCCAAGAGGAGGGGGAGCATGATATGATAACCAGCTTAACCATTCGAGAGTATTAGATGATGGATACTTGCGAGAATTTTTCTTCTCATACATTAGTCACAAACACACCGGAAATCCAATTCAGCTCTTGGAAGCATATGTTCCTGCGCACCAAAAATATTTTCTGCAGATGTCAACTTTTTTTTGCATCTAAACACACTGTCAAGTTTCTCATATGTTTGATTGTGAAAGTTACATGCCCATGTAAATTGATGTCTCGTAAGGTCAACCAATGCACCATACTGCCCTCTCCACCCCACCAACATCAAGAAAACCATGTCGTCGCTGCCTCTCTTTCGTTGTCTATTCTTCCTCACCACTGTTGCGAGATGACAAACATATTATTCCCGCCGGAATGACATAGGTTTATCACCGAGACCATGCAGGTCATCCTAACCAATAGTTATGTGGGTCTTGGAACAACTTTTGAACCTCACTCACACTGCATATCTTGCTTCTCTTGTCAGCGTCATCGTCAaaaacctatgatatgagttgaagAAAATAATGTCATGAGTATTTCTTTAATAAATTTATACAAAGATATTGGAAGTAGTTCATATACGTCAGAACCCGGTCATAAATCCTGCCTCTGGTTGAGATGATCACCAGAACCCGGTCATAAATTCCGCGATGGCCGGGTCCTGGTGAAACCCAATCAAAATCGGTTCGTTATATGTCGTGACTGTACATTCTTTTTTTATTTAAAATAAAGGTTTTTACGAACCTGCCTTGAGACGAGTGATGAACTTTTTTCACGGGCTGTTTTGCGTTCCGTTGGAGAAGTTGGGTGGAATGGTAAATGCACTTTTTTTACAGGGAAAATGGTAAATGCACTTTCCAAATGTGTACTGTACACTTTTCAAACCGCGCATCGGTGAAAAGCAATCAACCGACATACACGGCGTCATTCAATCACTGTTGCCGAACGGTAATCTGTTTCCGCTTTTACCATTCTTCCACATTATTTATTTACCCCAGCCCAGTACtgttccttccccctccttcctcCACCCTCCTCCTCTCTGCCGTCTGTGCACCCCGAGCACCAGGCCTCCACGAGCGCCGAGGCGGAAGCGGAAGCGATGGCGATCGATCAGTCCCTCAAGGCAAGTTAATCTCCTCCTCTTTCTTTGATTCGTGCGGCTGTTGATTTATAGAATTATGCAGTTAGCGGTCGAGGGCTTCTTGATTTCTCGGCGGTCTCTTGAATCTTTGGTTAATGGAGCGCTGCATACCGCAATCTCGTGACATGTGGAGGGCTCATTTTGTTTTATTTCGTCATCCTGTGATAGCCTTGGAGAAAGCGATTCTTGTTTGGAACGTAAAAAAAGAAATGTTTCTTGAAAAAAAAAATCGACCATCCAGCCAGAACAGATTTTGTTTCTCTACGACATATTGCTAGATGGGATTAGTAATACAAAAGGATTGATTGTTGATTATATGTTGAACTTATGTATCTGCTTTTGTTTGCTGCTTTTCAGAAGAAGAGAGGGAGACCAGCAGGAGGAGGTTCCCCGTCTGTCAACAATAGCGAGCGAGATAAGATGGTCATGGAGAAGAAGATGGCACTGGTGCACCGAAGGCTGGCCTTGCTCGACAGCGAGAGCGACAAGGAAACTGATGTTGTGCCAACGGCCACAATGGTGAGGTCCTTCAGCTTAAGCTCCACTCAGATTGTTGGCCACTGCAGGTCTGCCGTAGTCTTTCATGCCAGCAATTTCAATTTCTTTTCTGAAGCTCGATCACGCTTAGATTGTTGTGCCTCTGATAATCTGTAATGGACCCTGCTATAAAAACTTAAAAAGTAATAATAAAACTGTAATGGAGTCTGAAAGTGCCTGTTACTCTGTTTAAGCTTCTTTTTAAAATCTTCACTGCCTCAATAGTACTGTAGCAACTAGTGCTTCCAACACTCTTGAGCTTATGCATTCTCTTAGATTATAGGTTTCCTTCTGCTTAAACTTGACTGCCTCAATAGTCTGCCATTTGATTGGCTTTTCTTTTGTGTTCCTGAACCTTGATCACACTTATGTGGAACTGCCTCTGTTAAAGTAAAATGAAGTATATAATAATTTGCTTATGTTTTTTTCTCATGTTTCATTATCATGGTAGACACTAGTGCAACCAATACTCATGACAGTATGCATTCTATGTTATCAGATTATCTGTTTCTTTTTAGCCTTCtgttaaaattttgaattttttcatGGCATGGTGATATTTGATGATCACAGGATGATAGGCTTGCAATTGTTGTTGATCAACAGCCTGTCGTTATTAATTGCGATGATACAGATGATAAGGATGAATATGTTCCTTTGAGAGTAATTGAACCATGGTTGTTGCTTTAGCCCTCCTGTATCTAACTTTTCTAAGAGTTGGATTCTTCGTTATGTCAGATTGTGCGGCCACGGAGGGCGGACAGTGAGCAAAAAAGGCTGTTTGATGTTTCTCAAACACACAATGCCCAGGATACTGACACTGCTAAAGTAAGATAAGTCAGCAGTTCTACTCTTGTCATCGTGCACGTGATTTGATCGTTATCGTGGAAAATTACAGCTAGTAAACAGTTCTTCCAAAAAATTCATTTATAAGCACATAATGCTTCAGAGATTTTGACACCCAAAATTTCACTAGTTTTCTTATCTTCAATAATTGCATAAAATGGTTTAAAGATTTTGGCTGGTTGGGTTTCAGAAGAAGAGAGGGAGGCTTGTCAACGCCAAGAGTGACATGGAGCAGAAGTTGAATATGTCAACGCCGGGGCTTGCCTTGGTTGAGAGCGGCGGCAGTAACAGCAGCAAGAGTGACGTAGATGATGATCTTGTGCCGATGGTGAGAACTGTGATATGATTCCGCGTTCCGCCTTTAGGACATTCTTGTTGTTCAACGCTTGAAAAAAGCACATTGTCATATTTTACATACCTTTTTTTTTGTGAACATACATATGTTACACACCTTCATTTAAACAAAATGATATCATAATTTGGTTTGAGCAGGTCATATGTATGTCACACTTAAGGATTCAGACAACTTGCTAAAAAATTCTTAATGGGCTTAATTTCTGGACACATTGAATGTGTTTCTAAACATTTATGAACTCTGCTATGTTTATATGCATTGCTTCATGTAGTCTATATAACTGTTGGGTTATTAACCGCTACTTTCCTCACTTTCGATTAGTTCAAAACATGCACTAACTATGAACAAGCTTCATATGTTACACACCTTTCATTTCAAAAAATGATGTCATAATTTGGTTTAAGCAGATCAATATGTTTGTCACACTTAACGATTCGGGCGACTAAAAATTCTTAATGGTCTTAATTTCTGGACACAGTTTTGAATGTGTTTCTAAACATTGATTGACTCTGCTATGTTCATATGCATTGCCTCATGTATTCTATATTACTGTTGTGTTTTTAACCTCCATTTTCTTCACTTTCTATTAGTTcaaaacatgtactccctccgtcccataatataagattgtTTTTCAAGCTATGTTAGCTTGAAAAACGATCTTATCTTGTGGGCCGGAGGGAGTACTAACTAACTATGAATAAGCTGTGACTTGACAGGTAGCTGCTGTTAATTGCCAAAAGACATGTACAAGGTACTTCAAACTTTTTTTCTTTTCTCGAGAGTAAgaagatgcattaacagttcctgaAAAGCCTGTCCACTTATGCACTTCAATCTTTGAACAAACTACAGTGTTCAGGGTAACTTTGGGTCTGCTATGGAGAGAGCTGAGGAGTTACTTGTGGAGTTACCAGCCGAACATCCTAGCTTTGTCAAGCATATGCTACATTCACATGTTGTTCATGGTTTTTGGCTGGTAAGTCTATTTATTAGCTATTCACATATTTGTCCAAAGCGGAAGAATTAGGCGATCATTTCTTATGAACAACATGTGGACCCAAGAACCCAAATATCGAAGGGGAGGAAACACCTGCTAAACGAAAATGCAGATTGCCTTTTCTTTTGTATCAGAAGATAATCAAATTACTGGGCAAAAAATGTGCACTGCAAAAGTGTGAACTGCACAACTTAGAGCACGTCGTGGTTTGTGAAATTTAGTTTCAGGTAGAGCAATCTCAtaagcttagtacatgtgtggacgCTTCCTGAGTGTCACTTGGTGTACATGGGGATGGGATTAATGAAAACATTTCCTTCTCTTTGTTTTTGCTTCCGCTGCATTTGAATTTTACGTTTGTCTCCCAGGGTCTACCGTCTGACTTCTGCAACAAGCATCTCCCAAAGAAGGACACTGCTGTTGTGCTAGAAGATGAGGATGGGCACAACTATGATGCAAAATATCTAGGTGCCAAGCAAGGACTTAGTGCTGGTTGGAGAGGTTTTGCGATTAATCATGATATCAAGGTTGGAGATGTTGTAGTCTTTCAACTTGTTAGTTCAGCAAAGTTTCAGGCAAGTGTTTCCCGATAAATTTTCAATTGCTTGATCATTCTTTTACACTATTGATTGACAGGAACTACATATGCACTAGTGTGTGCAGGACACACATTTCTTGAATTGTTCCTTGCATGCTCTGTCCGCACTTATCCAATATTAAAATTTCCTCTTGTTTTCTCTACACTTTTCATTCAGGTCTACATATTAAGAGCGAACAACTTCACTACAACTGATGGAGCACTTGGTCTCCTGTGTCTGGAAGCTGGCAAGGAGAAGATACCGAGTGAGTCAAAGTTCATTGTGTTGATTCTGCACTTGGGAATTTATTATACATGGATAACGTAACCAATGAATCTTCTGAATCATTTTTTGTGTTATGCAATGCAGAAGAAGAAAGTTCCAATGATGTCAAATCTGAAGCTGGCAAGGAGAAGATACCGAGTGAGTCAAATTTCATTGTGTTGATTCTGCACTCGTGAAATTTGCTATACATGGATAAGTTAACCATTGAATCTTCTGAATCATTTTTTGTGTTATGCAATGCAGANNNNNNNNNNNNNNNNNNNNNNNNNNNNNNNNNNNNNNNNNNNNNNNNNNNNNNNNNNNNNNNNNNNNNNNNNNNNNNNNNNNNNNNNNNNNNNNNNNNNNNNNNNNNNNNNNNNNNNNNNNNNNNNNNNNNNNNNNNNNTTCATTGTGTTGATTCTGCACTTGGGAATTTATTATACATGGATAACGTAACCAATGAATCTTCTGAATCATTTTTTGTGTTATGCAATGCAGAAGAAGAAAGTTCCAATGATGTCAAATCTGAAGCTGGCAAGGAGAAGATACCGAGTGAGTCAAATTTCATTGTGTTGATTCTGCACTCGTGAAATTTGTTATACATGGATAAGTTAACCATTGAATCTTCTGAATCATTTTTTGTGTTATGCAATGCACAAGAAGAAAGTTCCATTGATGTCAAATCTGAAGCTGGCAAGGAGAAGATACCGAGTGAGTCAAATTTCATTGTGTTGATTCTGCACTTGTGAATTTCTTATACATGGATAAGCTAACCATTGAATCTTCTGAATcatgttttgttttctgcaatgcAGAAGAAGAAAGTTCCATTGATGTCAAATCTGAGGAGAAACCAAAGGTTGCTCAGAGCGATAGCAGCAACCTAGCCAGTGAGTCAATAACAGATGGCATCAAATTTTCAGACACAGCCATCGATTTCGACGACGTGAAAGATTTCAGCAGCTTCAGCATCATCGTAGACGGCCTGGCCATCGACTGCGAGTTTCCTGACCAACAACGCGAGACGTACTACGAGCTGTGCTGTGCCCAGAAGTCGTTCCTTCACAAGGACCTGCTCAAAGGGCTAAACATCACACTCGTGGTGGGGGCGATCATGGAGACTATCGACATCGCAGAGGGCATCAGGGCCTGCAAGGCGCGCGTTCCTTCCCGCAAGGACTTTGTGGTCTGGAAGAAGAACTTGCAGGCCTTGAAGCTCCTGGGCATGAATGTGGACTTCCTGCTCAAACGCGTCGATGGTCTCCTCAGCCTCCCTGCTCGACCCAGAGCCCCTGCTGAGGTAAAACTGGAGCGGGCACGCACCGTTGCGAAAATCAAGGAGGTCGAGTCCAGGATTTCGAGTGTGAAGGACACTCTGGAGGAGATTGACGTGGAGATGGAGGAGATGGAGTCCAGCGCGAAGATAGTGGATGAGATGATGCAGCTGTTAGCGACCGCGCCATGGTAGCAGTGTGCACGCGGCTTCGGTCGCTGCCGCAGACAATAAATATTTTGGGCGACATGGCCCATTCAGTATGCAGAGGAAGATGATGCGGTGGATGGGGTCTAAGCTTTGCAGAAGATTAGAACTGCGTTGTGGCGGCAGTATTTGGTTTTAAGAGTGAACACTTCTTTTTTGTATAAAAATGCAAATTGAGAGTAGTTATTATCTGTGTACCATCTTGGTTACACTTCTTGTGCAGCAAACAAACTAGGATGCTGTTTTTTTTTTGGGTACACATCAAGTGGCGTGACCTATCTCCATGCCATCCCCCCTGTGTAATTCCGCGGAACTGCGCTGTGACAGTGCTGAAAATGCAAGAGATATGCAGTTTGCTTTGAGTATTTGGTGAGTGCATTTGAATGTGTGTTTCCCTGCGTTTTTTTGCTA
Coding sequences within:
- the LOC123074366 gene encoding B3 domain-containing protein Os01g0234100 isoform X5; translation: MAIDQSLKKKRGRPAGGGSPSVNNSERDKMVMEKKMALVHRRLALLDSESDKETDVVPTATMIVRPRRADSEQKRLFDVSQTHNAQDTDTAKKKRGRLVNAKSDMEQKLNMSTPGLALVESGGSNSSKSDVDDDLVPMVAAVNCQKTCTSVQGNFGSAMERAEELLVELPAEHPSFVKHMLHSHVVHGFWLGLPSDFCNKHLPKKDTAVVLEDEDGHNYDAKYLGAKQGLSAGWRGFAINHDIKVGDVVVFQLVSSAKFQVYILRANNFTTTDGALGLLCLEAGKEKIPKEESSNDVKSEAGKEKIPKSSIDVKSEAGKEKIPKEESSIDVKSEEKPKVAQSDSSNLASESITDGIKFSDTAIDFDDVKDFSSFSIIVDGLAIDCEFPDQQRETYYELCCAQKSFLHKDLLKGLNITLVVGAIMETIDIAEGIRACKARVPSRKDFVVWKKNLQALKLLGMNVDFLLKRVDGLLSLPARPRAPAEVKLERARTVAKIKEVESRISSVKDTLEEIDVEMEEMESSAKIVDEMMQLLATAPW